A stretch of Thermomicrobium roseum DSM 5159 DNA encodes these proteins:
- a CDS encoding cysteine hydrolase family protein: MPRTVEVPEYTIAPEVEIDPRTTALIVVDMQNDFVRPEGKLFVPDAPATVPKIQALLAFARQHGIFTVFTQDTHYPGDPEFPIWGEHCVAGTWGWQIIDELAPREGELVLQKRRYDAFYGTPLDHELRLRKIEQLIICGTVASICVHYTAASAALRWYGVIIPVDATSALHPFDLEAANRQTAFLFRGVLTRADGVRLRSGVPA, translated from the coding sequence ATGCCGCGAACAGTCGAAGTCCCGGAGTACACGATCGCACCCGAAGTGGAGATCGACCCCCGCACCACGGCGCTGATCGTCGTCGATATGCAAAACGATTTCGTTCGGCCAGAAGGGAAATTGTTCGTTCCGGATGCACCGGCAACCGTACCCAAGATCCAAGCATTGCTCGCTTTCGCCCGCCAGCACGGGATTTTCACTGTCTTCACGCAAGACACTCATTATCCAGGTGACCCGGAGTTTCCCATCTGGGGTGAACATTGCGTGGCGGGGACCTGGGGCTGGCAAATCATCGATGAACTGGCGCCACGGGAAGGAGAACTCGTGCTGCAAAAGCGGCGTTACGATGCGTTCTACGGGACGCCGCTGGATCACGAGCTCCGCTTGCGCAAGATCGAACAACTCATCATCTGTGGGACCGTGGCCTCGATCTGCGTGCACTATACGGCAGCGAGCGCAGCACTGCGCTGGTATGGCGTGATCATTCCAGTGGATGCGACGTCGGCGCTCCATCCCTTCGATCTGGAAGCAGCCAACCGGCAGACCGCGTTCCTGTTCCGGGGCGTTCTGACCCGAGCGGACGGCGTGCGGCTGCGGAGCGGCGTACCGGCGTAG
- a CDS encoding PPOX class F420-dependent oxidoreductase, which translates to MAVIPEYLRDFLLAPRFAVLATIAPDGLPRQSVMWYDVLDQETILMNTAVGRAKLDDLRRDPRASLCIADGYRYVTVIGRVELIEDQERAQADIARLAVRYVGEEEARSWIPQFRAQRRVTLLLRIERVLAHGFAGA; encoded by the coding sequence GTGGCCGTGATTCCAGAGTACCTCCGAGACTTCCTGCTCGCACCGCGCTTCGCTGTGCTGGCGACGATCGCGCCAGACGGTCTCCCGCGCCAATCGGTCATGTGGTATGACGTGCTGGATCAGGAAACGATTCTGATGAATACCGCCGTCGGTCGCGCCAAGCTGGACGATCTCCGGCGCGACCCTCGTGCCTCGCTCTGCATCGCCGATGGCTATCGCTACGTGACAGTGATCGGGCGAGTCGAGTTGATCGAGGACCAAGAACGGGCACAGGCCGATATCGCGCGCCTGGCGGTCCGCTATGTGGGGGAGGAGGAAGCTCGTTCCTGGATCCCACAGTTCCGGGCACAACGACGGGTGACGCTCTTGTTGCGGATCGAGCGGGTGCTCGCGCATGGCTTTGCGGGAGCCTGA
- the cofE gene encoding coenzyme F420-0:L-glutamate ligase — protein MTDEVRLIPIRRIPEARPGDSVAELVLTGMAACGLTGEEGDVLVVTQKLVSKAEGRVVALAGIEPSPFAIAYGQRWERDPRQIELVLRESARIVRMDRGLIIAETRHGFVCANAGVDLSNVPAGYAALLPLDPDRSAAQIREELGERVGWTPAVIVSDTFGRAWRNGIVNVAIGVAGMRPLRDYRGQRDPFGNELRVTVIAIADELAAAAELVMGKTEGCPAVIVRGFRYEPGEGSARELLMPAERDLFR, from the coding sequence ATGACCGACGAGGTGCGCCTCATCCCGATCCGGAGGATTCCGGAAGCCCGTCCGGGCGACTCGGTCGCTGAGCTCGTCCTCACCGGCATGGCAGCCTGTGGCCTCACTGGCGAAGAGGGAGATGTCTTGGTGGTCACCCAGAAACTCGTGTCCAAAGCCGAGGGGCGGGTAGTGGCACTGGCCGGGATCGAGCCCTCGCCGTTCGCGATCGCCTATGGGCAACGTTGGGAGCGCGATCCGCGCCAGATCGAGCTGGTGCTTCGCGAAAGCGCACGGATCGTCCGGATGGATCGTGGCTTGATCATCGCCGAGACCCGCCACGGGTTCGTCTGCGCCAATGCTGGGGTCGATCTCTCCAATGTCCCTGCCGGCTATGCTGCACTGCTCCCGCTCGATCCGGATCGCTCGGCCGCTCAGATCCGAGAGGAACTCGGGGAACGAGTCGGCTGGACCCCGGCTGTGATCGTATCCGATACCTTCGGTCGGGCCTGGCGCAACGGGATCGTGAACGTCGCGATCGGCGTGGCAGGCATGCGACCCCTACGCGACTATCGGGGACAACGCGACCCCTTCGGCAACGAACTCCGGGTCACGGTGATCGCGATCGCCGATGAACTGGCCGCAGCAGCTGAGCTGGTCATGGGAAAGACCGAAGGGTGTCCGGCAGTCATCGTGCGGGGTTTCCGGTACGAACCTGGGGAGGGAAGCGCCCGCGAGCTTCTGATGCCAGCCGAGCGCGACCTTTTCCGCTGA
- a CDS encoding OsmC family protein, with translation MPVRTATATWEGTLESGSGTTAAGSGAFSVRFTAGTRFGEEPGTNPEELIGAAYAGCYSMALAAVLGRAGFQPERITTTARVRIQQVDGGFAIDRIELETEGKVPGIDEEQFKEFAEQAKRTCPVGRALGGVEEIVVRAQLVQ, from the coding sequence ATGCCGGTCCGGACGGCCACGGCGACGTGGGAAGGCACGCTGGAGAGTGGTTCGGGCACGACCGCAGCTGGTAGCGGAGCCTTCTCGGTCCGTTTCACTGCAGGAACTCGCTTTGGAGAGGAACCGGGGACGAATCCGGAGGAGCTGATCGGAGCCGCCTACGCTGGTTGTTACAGTATGGCACTCGCCGCCGTCCTCGGCCGAGCCGGATTTCAACCGGAGCGGATCACGACGACCGCTCGTGTCCGCATCCAGCAAGTGGACGGCGGATTCGCTATCGATCGCATCGAACTGGAAACCGAGGGCAAGGTTCCCGGTATCGACGAGGAGCAGTTCAAGGAGTTCGCCGAGCAGGCCAAGCGGACCTGCCCAGTGGGGCGGGCCCTGGGTGGCGTCGAGGAGATCGTCGTGCGTGCTCAGCTCGTGCAGTGA
- a CDS encoding hydroxymethylglutaryl-CoA lyase, protein MPSVPERVRLVEVGPRDGLQNEAFSVPTDIKIAFIDALSQAGFPAIECTSFVSPRAVPQLADAEEVMRRIARRPGTRYLALVPNERGLERALAAGCDALALFAAATDAFSQANIGVSIDESLQRYATVAVRAKAAGCWLRGYVSVAVHCPYTGPVEPQRAVEVARRLAELGCDELAVADTIGKAVPDEVARLLEALLRWLPAERVAVHLHDTTGRALDNVAVALAYGVRTIDAAVAGLGGCPFAPGAPGNLATERLLDFLEARGYDHGIDRRALERARTLLWEAIPGLARTDSPTAQLGSQ, encoded by the coding sequence ATGCCGTCGGTACCCGAACGCGTCCGATTGGTCGAGGTCGGACCACGCGACGGTCTCCAGAACGAAGCCTTTTCTGTTCCAACCGACATAAAAATTGCCTTCATCGATGCGCTCAGTCAGGCCGGCTTCCCGGCCATCGAATGCACGAGTTTCGTTTCCCCTCGCGCGGTGCCGCAGCTGGCCGACGCCGAGGAGGTCATGCGTCGCATCGCACGCCGACCCGGTACACGGTACCTGGCCCTCGTCCCCAACGAGCGGGGGCTCGAGCGCGCGTTGGCTGCTGGCTGTGACGCCCTGGCGCTTTTCGCTGCCGCGACTGACGCCTTTTCCCAGGCCAATATCGGTGTCTCGATCGACGAGTCGCTCCAGCGCTACGCCACCGTGGCCGTCCGCGCCAAGGCCGCTGGGTGTTGGTTGCGCGGCTATGTTTCCGTCGCCGTCCACTGTCCGTACACTGGACCGGTCGAACCCCAGCGCGCCGTCGAAGTGGCCCGCCGCCTCGCCGAGTTGGGATGTGACGAGTTGGCGGTGGCTGACACCATCGGCAAAGCGGTACCGGACGAGGTGGCTCGTCTTCTCGAAGCGTTGCTCCGTTGGTTACCGGCCGAGCGTGTCGCGGTTCACCTCCACGACACGACTGGTCGCGCGCTCGACAATGTGGCAGTCGCGCTCGCCTACGGTGTGCGCACCATCGATGCGGCCGTCGCCGGACTCGGTGGCTGTCCGTTCGCACCGGGGGCTCCGGGGAACCTGGCCACCGAGCGACTGCTCGATTTTTTGGAGGCTCGCGGATACGATCACGGGATCGATCGACGCGCTCTCGAGCGAGCGCGTACCCTGCTTTGGGAGGCTATCCCTGGTCTCGCTCGAACTGACTCGCCGACGGCGCAGCTCGGAAGTCAATGA
- a CDS encoding universal stress protein, producing the protein MIETILVAHDGSPAAETTLPAAVLLARLFSVPVVLVRVLETMRPFYDPRHGEVIWLSEDEPRLEIPPEELFAAQLSILRERGITAVAVVRLGKPADELVKEARAWPAPVLVLGSHGRGGVGRAVIGSVTDRVVRTASCPVLVVRAGGPALERIEHVLVPLDGSPRAERALPYAIALAERAGARLTLARVAETHRELLLEWRGRPIAPATQERLAAIEEEAAHYLDAIRERIPAGIRVQLLQLSGDPKRQLVAAVARERTDLVVLTTRGKGGLERWLLGSVTERLLTATRVPLFIVPSTEESEVHQAE; encoded by the coding sequence ATGATCGAAACGATACTCGTCGCGCACGATGGATCACCAGCTGCCGAGACGACCCTGCCAGCTGCTGTGCTTTTGGCCCGCCTCTTCTCGGTCCCCGTCGTGCTGGTACGAGTGCTGGAAACGATGCGCCCTTTCTATGACCCGCGGCACGGCGAGGTGATCTGGCTCTCGGAAGACGAACCGCGCCTGGAGATCCCGCCGGAAGAACTCTTTGCAGCGCAGTTGTCGATCCTGCGCGAGCGGGGAATCACCGCGGTCGCTGTGGTTCGATTGGGCAAACCAGCCGACGAGTTGGTCAAGGAAGCTCGCGCGTGGCCAGCACCCGTGCTCGTCCTGGGCAGTCATGGCCGCGGTGGAGTGGGACGAGCGGTGATCGGCAGCGTGACGGATCGAGTCGTCCGCACAGCGAGCTGTCCAGTCCTGGTAGTACGAGCAGGCGGGCCAGCACTGGAGCGGATCGAGCACGTATTGGTTCCGTTGGACGGTTCGCCGCGGGCGGAACGAGCACTCCCCTATGCGATCGCACTAGCGGAACGAGCGGGGGCCCGCCTGACTCTCGCTCGCGTCGCCGAAACCCATCGCGAGCTCCTCCTGGAGTGGCGCGGCCGACCGATCGCCCCGGCAACGCAGGAGCGACTCGCCGCCATCGAGGAAGAGGCGGCGCACTACCTGGATGCGATCCGCGAGCGCATTCCGGCGGGGATCCGCGTCCAACTCCTGCAGTTGAGCGGCGATCCGAAGCGGCAACTCGTGGCCGCGGTCGCACGCGAGCGGACTGATCTCGTCGTTCTCACGACACGCGGAAAGGGGGGACTGGAACGCTGGCTGCTCGGCAGCGTGACGGAGCGGCTCCTGACGGCAACCCGCGTTCCGTTGTTCATCGTGCCCAGCACTGAAGAGAGCGAGGTTCATCAGGCCGAATGA
- a CDS encoding TIGR03667 family PPOX class F420-dependent oxidoreductase — translation MLTYPPAVLQQLRNESIIWLATVRPDGQPQVVPVWFLWDDGAVLIYSRPRSQKVRNIRHNPRVSLHFNSDPWAEHVTRFDGRAELVSDAALANERPAYLAKYRDGISRIGMTPETFAREYSLLIRVYPEHLVHW, via the coding sequence ATGTTGACCTATCCACCCGCGGTTCTGCAGCAACTCCGCAACGAATCGATCATCTGGCTGGCCACGGTTCGGCCCGACGGCCAACCGCAAGTCGTGCCCGTCTGGTTCCTCTGGGACGACGGTGCTGTTCTGATCTATTCTCGGCCGCGCAGTCAAAAGGTCCGCAATATTCGGCACAATCCCCGTGTCTCGCTGCACTTCAACAGCGACCCCTGGGCCGAGCACGTGACGCGGTTCGATGGCCGCGCTGAACTCGTGAGCGATGCAGCGCTCGCCAACGAGCGTCCCGCCTATCTGGCGAAGTATCGCGATGGAATCTCCCGCATCGGTATGACTCCAGAAACGTTCGCTCGCGAGTACAGCCTGCTCATCCGGGTCTATCCAGAACATCTCGTGCACTGGTGA
- a CDS encoding iron ABC transporter substrate-binding protein → MRRRDLIRLGGLGLAAGWTLLAACRSTEPTATPAPPTPTAAGAGMAPTASPTPAAAATRTAGATPTVMTRSQSAVVTIYSGRSKSLIGPLLDRIGQELGLDVRVRYGDTAELATAILEEGDRSPADLFFGQDAGALGALAKEGRLAPLPSELLQRVPQPYRSPKGLWVGISGRVRTVIYNTERVKPEEIPASIVDFAGNERWRARLGWAPTNGSFQAFVTALRRLRGEDVARSWLQGVKALDARVFPNNSSIVQATIKGEIEAGFVNHYYLMRERAQAGRPLPAENYFYTNGDPGGLVNVAGVGVLVTSRASDAALALVDYLLSEPAQRYFAEQTFEYPLLEGIPAHPDLPPLASLNPPALDLSDLDDLKGTLALLQEVGLL, encoded by the coding sequence ATGCGTCGCCGCGATCTTATCCGCCTCGGCGGACTCGGGCTCGCCGCTGGATGGACACTCCTTGCCGCCTGCCGGAGTACCGAGCCGACTGCGACCCCCGCACCTCCGACACCAACAGCAGCCGGGGCAGGCATGGCTCCGACGGCTTCGCCCACCCCAGCGGCTGCTGCGACACGAACGGCCGGCGCAACACCGACCGTGATGACACGCTCCCAGAGTGCAGTCGTGACTATTTATTCTGGTCGCTCCAAGTCGCTGATCGGGCCGTTGCTCGACCGGATCGGTCAGGAACTCGGACTGGATGTGCGGGTGCGCTACGGAGATACCGCCGAATTGGCGACCGCGATCCTGGAGGAAGGGGACCGTTCGCCAGCAGACCTCTTCTTCGGACAGGATGCTGGTGCCTTGGGCGCACTCGCTAAGGAAGGTCGCTTGGCGCCGCTCCCGAGCGAACTCCTGCAACGTGTGCCGCAACCGTACCGCTCTCCCAAGGGACTCTGGGTCGGCATCAGTGGACGAGTCCGCACCGTCATCTACAACACCGAGCGGGTGAAGCCAGAGGAGATCCCTGCCTCGATCGTCGACTTCGCGGGGAACGAGCGCTGGCGTGCCCGACTCGGCTGGGCTCCGACGAACGGATCTTTTCAAGCATTCGTGACGGCTCTCCGTCGGTTGCGCGGGGAGGATGTCGCGCGCTCCTGGCTCCAGGGAGTCAAAGCGCTCGACGCACGCGTCTTCCCCAACAATTCGAGCATCGTCCAAGCGACGATCAAGGGAGAGATCGAAGCCGGGTTCGTCAACCATTACTATCTCATGCGCGAGCGTGCGCAGGCTGGTCGGCCGCTGCCAGCGGAAAACTATTTCTATACCAATGGTGATCCTGGCGGGTTAGTCAACGTGGCAGGCGTCGGCGTGTTGGTGACGAGCCGCGCCAGCGATGCCGCTCTTGCGCTTGTCGATTATTTGCTCAGTGAGCCAGCTCAGCGTTACTTCGCCGAGCAGACGTTCGAGTATCCGCTCCTCGAAGGTATACCGGCTCATCCGGATCTGCCGCCGCTGGCGTCGCTCAATCCGCCGGCACTCGATCTCTCCGATCTGGACGATCTCAAGGGAACACTGGCTCTCCTTCAGGAGGTCGGGCTCCTGTGA
- a CDS encoding NAD(P)-dependent alcohol dehydrogenase, producing MLAARLYRYDPAMQEELRLETVPDPTIRQPDEVIVRIVGAGLCRTDLHIIEGVWRPILDPEGKLLPYTLGHENTGIVEAVGSAVRNVRVGDRVICHPQATCGLCLGCRVGEDMYCTSARFPGLDSDGGFAQYLVTTERALVKVPEDVDLVDIAPLADAGLTAYRAAKRASRIAPPDGWVVIIGIGGLGHIALQVLRALAGVRIVAVDRSPLARERAGELGADHVLAGSPDLAAEIRELTGGGAHVVLDFVGEQGVEQQSWQMLRKGGTHLIIGYGGTLEIPTVRMIFGELTVAGSLVGNYKELVELIDLVARGKVRVFTQRYTLQEINRAIDDFKHGRYFGRAVITP from the coding sequence GTGCTGGCTGCGCGACTGTATCGGTATGATCCGGCGATGCAGGAAGAGCTGCGCCTCGAGACTGTTCCCGATCCGACGATCCGGCAACCGGACGAGGTGATCGTCCGTATCGTGGGAGCAGGGCTGTGCCGGACCGATCTCCACATCATCGAGGGGGTATGGCGCCCGATCCTCGATCCGGAAGGAAAGCTGCTCCCGTACACGCTCGGACATGAGAACACGGGTATCGTCGAGGCGGTTGGCAGTGCCGTGCGCAACGTGCGGGTGGGAGATCGCGTGATTTGCCACCCGCAGGCCACCTGCGGGCTCTGTCTCGGCTGCCGGGTCGGGGAGGACATGTACTGCACGAGCGCGCGGTTTCCGGGATTGGACTCGGACGGTGGGTTCGCCCAGTATCTCGTCACGACCGAACGGGCGCTGGTGAAAGTGCCTGAGGACGTCGATCTGGTGGATATCGCGCCCCTGGCCGACGCGGGGCTGACGGCCTATCGAGCAGCCAAGCGGGCGAGCCGCATCGCGCCGCCGGATGGTTGGGTGGTGATCATCGGGATCGGCGGACTCGGGCACATCGCTCTCCAGGTCCTGCGGGCACTGGCGGGGGTGCGGATCGTCGCCGTCGATCGCTCGCCATTGGCGCGGGAGCGAGCTGGCGAGCTCGGGGCCGACCATGTTCTGGCTGGTAGTCCTGATCTGGCCGCGGAAATTCGGGAGCTCACCGGTGGTGGTGCGCACGTCGTGCTCGACTTCGTCGGTGAGCAGGGGGTCGAACAGCAGAGCTGGCAGATGCTCCGCAAGGGCGGCACCCATCTGATCATCGGCTATGGGGGGACGTTGGAGATTCCGACCGTACGCATGATTTTCGGCGAGTTGACGGTTGCTGGGAGCCTGGTTGGAAACTACAAGGAGCTGGTCGAACTGATCGATCTTGTGGCTCGAGGGAAAGTCCGCGTGTTTACGCAGCGCTACACGCTCCAAGAGATCAACCGGGCGATCGACGATTTCAAGCACGGACGGTATTTCGGGCGGGCGGTGATCACACCGTAG
- a CDS encoding acetamidase/formamidase family protein, with protein MIRTHRLSVDPLRPLAEQPGKGHNRWHEAIPPALEVEPGEPVALETWDAFDAQLTPQSTIHDVAGADLSRVHPLTGPVFVKGAQPGDLLEVKLQAIEPDPWQHWGYTVQVPGFGFLRDQFPQPYIVHWHLYDTYAESPQLPGVRIPRCPHPGTIGVALSRELREAVARREAELAARGGFALLPDPTGAVPASEPIASEGLRTIPPRENAGNLDIKQLTPGASIFIPVWVEGALFSVGDVHFAQGDGEVCGTAIEMRSVVHVEFRVHKGEARRRGIRTVQFLRDGYFTAPEMAAPRRFYATTGICVRNGRNESEDLTLAARDALFRMIEYLQRRGFTAQQAYALCSVAVDLRVSETVDVPNVMVSAILPLDIFVG; from the coding sequence ATGATCCGGACTCACCGCCTCAGCGTTGACCCATTGCGCCCGCTGGCGGAACAACCGGGCAAAGGGCACAACCGATGGCACGAAGCGATTCCTCCGGCACTCGAGGTGGAGCCGGGAGAACCGGTGGCGCTGGAAACCTGGGATGCCTTCGATGCCCAGCTGACGCCCCAATCGACGATTCATGACGTCGCCGGGGCCGATCTCAGTCGGGTTCATCCGCTCACTGGCCCGGTCTTCGTCAAAGGCGCGCAACCGGGTGACCTCCTCGAGGTGAAGCTTCAGGCTATCGAGCCGGACCCCTGGCAGCACTGGGGATATACCGTTCAGGTCCCCGGCTTCGGCTTTCTCCGCGATCAGTTCCCGCAGCCGTACATCGTCCACTGGCATCTCTACGACACGTACGCAGAATCACCACAACTCCCTGGGGTGCGCATCCCGCGTTGCCCCCATCCGGGTACCATCGGCGTGGCTCTCTCGCGCGAACTGCGCGAGGCAGTCGCGCGCCGCGAAGCGGAGTTGGCAGCGCGCGGTGGGTTCGCGCTACTGCCGGATCCCACTGGGGCGGTTCCAGCCAGCGAGCCGATCGCATCCGAAGGACTGCGCACGATTCCACCGCGGGAGAATGCCGGTAATCTCGACATCAAGCAGCTGACGCCCGGCGCGAGCATCTTCATCCCCGTATGGGTGGAGGGGGCGCTCTTTTCCGTCGGCGATGTCCATTTCGCTCAGGGGGATGGCGAAGTTTGCGGTACGGCGATCGAGATGCGCTCGGTCGTGCATGTCGAATTCCGCGTGCACAAGGGGGAGGCGCGGCGGCGCGGTATCCGTACGGTCCAGTTCTTGCGCGATGGGTACTTCACCGCGCCGGAAATGGCGGCACCACGCCGATTTTACGCCACGACCGGCATCTGCGTGCGGAACGGTCGCAACGAATCGGAAGACCTCACGCTGGCGGCGCGCGATGCGCTCTTCCGCATGATCGAATACCTGCAGCGGCGCGGCTTCACGGCTCAGCAGGCCTATGCGCTCTGCAGTGTCGCCGTCGATCTTCGCGTCAGCGAGACGGTCGACGTGCCCAACGTCATGGTGAGCGCCATTCTGCCGCTGGATATCTTCGTGGGATGA
- a CDS encoding iron-sulfur cluster assembly protein, translating to METKALWAQLERVLDPELDESIVRLGFVQRVEQEGQRVRVVLRLPTYWCSPNFAYLMADGVRRALLERSEIAQVEIVLEDHFASDVLSRGVSAGRSFCELFPDEATEELEELRKRFLIKGYLSRLLVLVQALRNAGAPGSVLARARLAALVSSGEDAWLCDEDNRYGPIRARIADRYLARRAELGLPMDADAPLLLRPDGSAIGEEELPDELRRLRATVVNLRASTALCEALLESRQQWWTAERKEALR from the coding sequence ATGGAGACGAAAGCGCTCTGGGCGCAGCTCGAGCGGGTCCTCGACCCGGAACTCGACGAATCGATCGTTCGCCTCGGTTTCGTGCAGCGCGTCGAGCAGGAGGGCCAGCGTGTCCGCGTCGTGCTCCGTCTACCGACCTACTGGTGCTCGCCGAACTTCGCCTACCTCATGGCGGATGGCGTGCGGCGTGCCCTGCTCGAGCGGTCGGAAATCGCCCAGGTCGAGATCGTGCTGGAAGATCATTTCGCGAGCGATGTCCTTTCGCGTGGTGTGAGTGCCGGCCGCTCTTTTTGCGAGCTGTTTCCCGATGAGGCGACCGAAGAACTCGAAGAACTCCGCAAGCGGTTCCTCATCAAGGGGTACCTGAGTCGGTTACTGGTTCTGGTCCAAGCCTTGCGCAACGCGGGAGCACCCGGGTCGGTTCTGGCACGCGCGAGGCTGGCTGCCCTGGTGAGCAGTGGCGAGGACGCGTGGTTGTGCGACGAAGACAACCGGTACGGACCCATTCGTGCTCGCATCGCCGACCGGTATCTGGCGCGACGGGCCGAACTCGGGCTCCCCATGGATGCGGACGCACCCCTGCTCCTGCGGCCGGACGGGAGCGCGATCGGTGAAGAAGAGCTTCCCGACGAGCTGCGCCGGCTCCGCGCGACCGTCGTCAATCTGCGGGCGAGTACTGCCTTGTGCGAAGCACTCCTGGAAAGTCGGCAACAGTGGTGGACGGCTGAGCGAAAGGAGGCGTTGCGATGA
- a CDS encoding IclR family transcriptional regulator: protein MARPARTLTTGERVLQVLQLVVERQPGLSVKEVAAELGVSLSTAYHLVHTLTAAGYVVLEPHRCLRPGPALYRLSDQLLGSRLRPTELEPVASQISEMTGCRSYLAVWSDRDVEVIYVHGRRGVRELPGLRRGFRGAAHALALGKLLLVDRRLEEWPDYLQQERLPRFTPTTIESPYQLQDELREVRASGVAFDREEYALGSACIAVPLVREDGGVAVALGISVPVRRFAAESELLVGLLRRVASAASLSRSDFPVLLADTAKNTRMH, encoded by the coding sequence GTGGCGCGGCCTGCGCGCACGCTCACTACGGGAGAGCGGGTTCTCCAGGTTTTACAGCTCGTCGTCGAGCGTCAGCCCGGGCTTTCTGTCAAAGAGGTAGCGGCTGAACTGGGGGTGAGTCTTTCCACTGCCTATCACCTCGTGCACACGCTGACTGCTGCCGGCTATGTCGTTTTGGAGCCGCATCGCTGCCTGCGGCCCGGACCAGCGCTCTATCGGCTCTCGGACCAGCTGCTCGGGAGTCGCCTGCGCCCGACCGAACTCGAGCCGGTGGCGAGCCAGATCAGTGAAATGACGGGTTGTCGTTCTTACCTTGCTGTCTGGTCGGACCGCGACGTGGAGGTCATCTACGTCCACGGTCGACGTGGCGTGCGGGAGCTGCCGGGCTTGCGGCGTGGTTTCCGCGGGGCGGCTCATGCTCTTGCACTCGGAAAGCTCTTGCTCGTGGATCGTCGCCTGGAGGAGTGGCCTGACTATCTCCAACAGGAGCGACTTCCCCGCTTTACCCCGACGACGATCGAATCGCCGTATCAGCTCCAGGACGAGCTCCGTGAGGTCCGAGCGAGCGGCGTCGCCTTCGACCGCGAGGAGTACGCGCTCGGTTCGGCATGCATCGCTGTTCCACTCGTCCGCGAAGATGGCGGGGTGGCGGTCGCACTCGGGATCAGTGTGCCCGTTCGGCGGTTCGCTGCCGAGAGTGAGCTTTTGGTCGGACTCTTGCGCCGCGTTGCGAGCGCGGCTTCCCTCTCTCGATCGGACTTTCCGGTTCTTTTGGCAGATACTGCCAAAAACACTCGTATGCATTGA
- a CDS encoding amidohydrolase family protein, whose protein sequence is MITIDGQEVFVIDGHMHFWDGSPENWRNQWGEGWIKCFYDYHLALSPKEAVWPFEKFTKYSEDDLVRDLFLEGHVDMGIFNSTYLREFFKNGFNTHEQNYVLVEKYPDRFILCGSFDPRWGEAGLETFRRMVEQYPIRGLKLYTAEWYDGSRGWKLSDPMAYRYLELCRELGIKNIHVHKGPTVYPLSKDAFDVHDVDYAATDFPELNFIIEHVGLPRLDDFCWIAKQEKNVYAGLAVASAFIATRPRYFAEIMANLLYWVGEDKILFGSDYAIWTPKWIVEAFARFELPEDIKEEYGVDLTPQAKRKILGENAARLYGIDIAAQKAKLAQDPIGQLLAAQQAA, encoded by the coding sequence ATGATCACGATCGACGGGCAGGAGGTCTTCGTCATCGACGGGCACATGCACTTTTGGGATGGCAGCCCGGAGAACTGGCGGAACCAGTGGGGCGAAGGCTGGATCAAGTGTTTCTATGACTACCATCTGGCCTTGAGTCCCAAGGAAGCCGTCTGGCCTTTCGAGAAATTCACGAAGTACAGCGAGGATGACCTGGTTCGTGACCTCTTTCTCGAAGGCCACGTCGACATGGGGATTTTCAACTCCACGTACCTACGCGAGTTCTTCAAGAACGGCTTCAACACGCACGAGCAAAATTACGTGCTCGTCGAGAAGTATCCGGATCGCTTCATCCTCTGCGGATCGTTCGACCCACGCTGGGGCGAGGCGGGGTTGGAGACGTTCCGCCGCATGGTCGAGCAGTATCCGATCCGTGGGCTCAAGCTCTATACCGCCGAGTGGTACGACGGGTCTCGTGGCTGGAAGCTCAGTGATCCGATGGCCTACCGGTATCTGGAGTTGTGCCGCGAGCTGGGCATCAAGAACATCCATGTCCACAAAGGGCCGACGGTCTATCCCTTGAGTAAGGATGCCTTCGACGTGCACGATGTGGACTATGCGGCGACCGACTTTCCTGAGCTGAACTTCATCATCGAGCATGTGGGCTTGCCCCGGCTGGACGATTTCTGCTGGATCGCCAAGCAGGAGAAGAACGTCTATGCGGGGCTGGCGGTGGCCTCGGCCTTCATCGCGACGCGCCCGCGCTACTTCGCGGAGATCATGGCCAACCTGCTCTACTGGGTGGGTGAGGACAAGATTCTGTTCGGGAGCGACTACGCGATTTGGACACCGAAGTGGATCGTGGAGGCGTTCGCGCGGTTCGAGCTGCCGGAGGACATCAAAGAGGAATACGGAGTCGATCTGACGCCGCAGGCGAAGCGGAAGATCCTCGGCGAGAACGCGGCGCGCCTGTACGGCATCGACATTGCGGCGCAGAAGGCGAAGCTGGCGCAGGATCCGATCGGCCAGCTGCTGGCCGCCCAGCAGGCAGCCTGA